DNA sequence from the Nitrospinota bacterium genome:
AAAAGGCCTCGTGTTAATCGATATTTCTCTTCAATAGGTTGATAGGGGTCTGTTACAGTACCCATCATAATCGTTCCTCTTTTATATTTTTTCATTTCCCTTTTTAAGATTTCTGGTGCATTTATCTTTATATCCAAAAAACGTCCCCAAGGCTCCCTATGGCCTGTAAACCTCTTCATAAATTTCGCATAGCAATATACACACCCATGAACACAACCAATATAGGGATTAATGGCATAATCAATGCCATCTATCCTTGATTTTACCAAAATCGATTTACAATGGATCTCTGAAACTTTCAATAACAACCTCCTGGGGTTTACTTCTTTAATAAATAGTTTGGGGAAGGGTTAGGGATTAAAAATAATAAAAAAATTATTTATTCCTAAGGATTCTCACATAGTTCAGTTCTCTGGGGATTTCGCAGTCTTCACAATAATTATGTTCTGCAAGGATCTTTATATCATCAAGAGCCCTTTTATCACCTTCAAAGATTACTTCATGATATCCCTTGTCTGCAATGAGACCCCCTGCCTCCATTAGGCTCAGCACTGATCTTGCATTAAATTTTTTCCCATCAACTACAAGAAAGACATCAGTGCCATGTTCCTTAACAATGAGAGAGATATACCCGGCAGGCCTAGCGTGGAAGCCCAGAGGTTTGGGAGGGGGGAGTTTATAGCGGGCCTTTATGGTATATTTCGATAGAATTTTTTCTGCGATGAGCTTTCCTTTCTGTAAATAATCGTTACTATTAAAAAAAGCGAAATTGATAATCGTATTTAATCCCTCTTTTCTATCAACAATCTTTGTAATTTTCTCTTTAATTCCTCCAGTTCTCACCTCGTCTGCATGCCTTTCAAAAAAGTGAGAGAGCCAGCGGACTATTTCTAAGAGATGAAGACAAATAGATGTAAAGCCCCTTAGTTTAGTGAGATTTTTATCGTTTTTTTCAAGAAATGTATTTTTTATATAGGTATCGTAGTCTGATTGAATCCCCTGCAGAATATTTTTAAAATTCTGAACCTTTGTTTCATCGATTATTTTTGGAATAACAGGGATTTCTGTTTCCTTCTTATAAAATTTCTCGAGATTAGTTTCTTTTGATAATTTTGCAACATTCCTAAATCTCCTTGAAAGCGCAATAATTCTTTCTTCATTATCTTTTAAATCATCCTCGTGAAGATTTTTAGGAAGACGCTTGGAAATGGGAATTTCACTAAAAGCTCTATCTATGTAACATTCTTTGGGATGTTTCATTCCATTTTTACTTGCTTCCTTTTTTAGAATACCAAACAAATCTAATACAGAATTGTTTATAAAACTCATAGCACTATTAGCATCTCTATGAAATTTAGCGGCATCATCTTTTGAATCTTCCAGTTTATAGTGATAATATCTGTCTAAGATGTGTCTTAACTGGAGTCCTGCAATCGCAAAGTTTCTTATTGAGGCAATTAGTTCAGTAAAATAGAACCATGATTTATTTTCTCTTGCCCCGTGATTATCTAAAAAGTCTTCAAAAAGTTCTGCTTCATTAGAAAGGTTTGCATAAAAGGTCTTTGATTCCGGAGAATCCTTTTTCAGGCAATTGATAACTTTAAAGAAATTTACAGAGGCCTGTTCTATAAGGGGGAGAAATTTTTTTTCAGTAATGATTTTCTTTAAAGGGACATTTGGCATTATTCACCTTATTTTAAATTAAATAAAGTCTATTAAAAATTTTTTGCTAGGTCAATCAAATAATTAAATCGATATGGTTTCAATAAGATACAGGTAAAAAATTAAAGAAGGCAAGTCCCTCCTTTTCTTCTTAATGCTTATATGGATGTTTTTCAAACCTGTTCTCAAAGCGATTTCTTTCCATGTCTTTTACTGCCAGGCTATATTCTTTATACCATTTTATTCTCTCTTTTAATGAACACTCTTTTTTTGTATATTGATAGAGGTTTTCACTGCAATCTTCACAAAAAGACTTGGACTGAATGCTATCGGTATAGAGACAATAGGCAAACTCTAACTTCAGTTTTTTAAACATCTTAAGATTAATGTAGGCTTTAAGCTAGAAAAGTCAATAGGTTAGGGAAAGCATGAAAAATTTTTCCACAGGTTGTGTATAAACCTGTTGAAAACCACAATATATAGTATATTGCCAATTAAGTAAAAATATTAGACATTTTCCCGCCCTTAACTTATACTACAAGGAGAAAAAGGAGATATGGATGATAAAACCAAAAGCATTGCAAAAGGGTGATACCATAGGAATTGTTGCTCCTTCTGGATTATTTGATAAAAAGAAGTTTGAAAAAGGGATAGAGTTTATAAAGAAAATAGGATTTAACCCATTTTGGAGAGAAGATATATTTCATGCAGAGAGGTATATGGCTGGTTCTGATTCCAGAAGGGTTTCTGAACTCATGGATTTGTTCAGCAATGAAGAAATCAAAGCCATTTTCTGTGCAAG
Encoded proteins:
- a CDS encoding HPr family phosphocarrier protein gives rise to the protein MPNVPLKKIITEKKFLPLIEQASVNFFKVINCLKKDSPESKTFYANLSNEAELFEDFLDNHGARENKSWFYFTELIASIRNFAIAGLQLRHILDRYYHYKLEDSKDDAAKFHRDANSAMSFINNSVLDLFGILKKEASKNGMKHPKECYIDRAFSEIPISKRLPKNLHEDDLKDNEERIIALSRRFRNVAKLSKETNLEKFYKKETEIPVIPKIIDETKVQNFKNILQGIQSDYDTYIKNTFLEKNDKNLTKLRGFTSICLHLLEIVRWLSHFFERHADEVRTGGIKEKITKIVDRKEGLNTIINFAFFNSNDYLQKGKLIAEKILSKYTIKARYKLPPPKPLGFHARPAGYISLIVKEHGTDVFLVVDGKKFNARSVLSLMEAGGLIADKGYHEVIFEGDKRALDDIKILAEHNYCEDCEIPRELNYVRILRNK
- a CDS encoding radical SAM protein; its protein translation is MKVSEIHCKSILVKSRIDGIDYAINPYIGCVHGCVYCYAKFMKRFTGHREPWGRFLDIKINAPEILKREMKKYKRGTIMMGTVTDPYQPIEEKYRLTRGLLRELMHHSFHIHIQTKSALILRDLDIFKEMPHLEIGMTITTYDEKIRRIFEPGASSIKSRVSALKEISEKGIDTFVFLGPILPYITRKTL